The window GGTTCGTGGTCGTGGACGACACCGACGCCTGCCGATTCGAGTGCTGTCGCGTACGCCGCCCCTTCGTCTCGAAGCGGGTCGAATCCGGCAGTGACGACGTACCCCGGCGGCAGGTCGGCGTACGAGTCCGCCCGAAGCGGTGCCGCGAACGGGTTGTACCGGTCGACCGGCGACCGAAGGTAGGTGTCGTGCGCCCACAGTACGTCGCGCCGAGTGAGCAGTGGGCCGTCGGCGTTCTCGGAGAGTGACTGGTGGTCGCTGGAGAGGTCGGTCATCGGGTACAAGAGGTGTTGCGACTCGATTGTCGGACCGCCGAACTCCCTGACGTGGAGGCACGTCGCTGCCGCGAGGTTCCCACCTGCACTCGTTCCCCCCACGGCCAGTCGGTCGGCGTCTCCACCGATGCTGCCCGCGTTCTCTGCGACCCACTCGGTCGCCCGTACACAGTCTTCGAGGCCTGCCGGAAACGGGTGCTCGGGTGCGAGACGGTAGTCGACGGAGACGACGACGCGCCGCGAACGCGTCGCGAGACGACGACAGACACCGTCGATGGAGTCGAGCGTCCCCATCGCCCAGAGGCCACCGTGGAAGAAGACGAGGACCGGTCGCGTCTCGCCGGGTGCTGGATGATAGACGCGAATCGGAATTTCGCCGGCAGGTCCGGGAATTGCGAAGTTCGTACTTCGCGCTACGTCGGGGGCGTCTGTCGCGGCGAACACCTCGTCTTCGACGCGTCGAGCGCTCTCGACACCGAGTGCGGACCACTCCGGGATGCCGAGTCGTTCGACGTCGTCGACGACTGCCTGCGCTTGCGGGTCGAGCGTGTCCGTCGCAGTGACAGTACCACCGTCTGTGGGAGACGAGTCGTCGCCGAAGAGAACCATACGGGAGGCGCGCAGGCGAGCGTGAAAAACACCACGCCGTACGGTCCGCAAACATACTTGCGCCGAGCGACTAACTCGCGTTCATGAACGACGAGGGCGACACACCGACACTCGACCGTGCCCGCGAGATGGACGCCGCCGACCCGCTTTCGGACCTCCGCGACCGATTTCACGTCCCCGAGGGCGAACTGTACATGGACGGGAACTCGCTCGGCCCACTGTCGGTAGACGCCGAGGCGGCGCTGGACCACGTCGTCGACGAGTGGCGTGAACTCGGCATCCACGGGTGGACCGACGCCGACCCCGACTGGTTCACCTACGGCGAACGACTCGGTGACCGACTCGCACCCCTCGTCGGTGCACGCCCCGAGGAAGTCGTCGTCGCCAACTCCACGACGGTCAACATCCACACCCTCGTCGGGACGTTCTACGACCCGGAACGCGGCGAGAAAATCGTCGTCGATGACCTCGACTTTCCGACGGACCACTACGCGATTCGCGCACAACTTCGTCAGCGCGGTGTCGACCCCGACGACGCCCTCCGGGTGGTCGAGAGCCGAGACGGCCGGACTATCGAGACAGAAGACGTACTCGCGGCCATCGACGACGACGTCGGCATGGTGTTTCTCCCCTCGGTCCTCTACCGAAGCGGCCAATTGTTCGACATCGAAGCCATCACCGAAGCGGCACACGACGCGGGCGCACTGGCCGGGTTCGACCTCGCGCACTCGGTCGGCGTCGTTCCGCACGAACTGTCGGCCATCGGTGTCGACTTCGCCGTCTGGTGTCACTACAAGTACCTCAACGCCGGCCCCGGTGCTATCGCCGGCCTCTACGTGAACGAGCGACACTTCGGCGTCTCTCCGTCGCTCGCCGGATGGTGGGGCAACGACAAGGAGACGCAGTTCGACATGGCGCTCACCTACGACCCGGCGCACTCCGCCGGTGCGTTCCAGATTGGAACGGTTCCCATCCTCGCTGCCGCCCCGTTGGACGGCACGCTCGACATCGTCGAAGATGCCGGCGGCGTCGCTGCACTCCGCGAGAAGTCGCTCGCTCTCACCGACTACCTCGTCGACCTCGTGGACGAGCGACTGCCGGAGTGCGAAGTCGGGACCCCGCGCGACCCGGCGACCCGCGGCGGTCACGTCGCCGTCGAACACCCCGAGGCGTATCGAATCAGCCTCGCACTGAAAGAACGCGGCGTCGTCGTGGACTTCCGTATGCCGAACGTGGTTCGCGTCGCACCTGCACCGGCCTACATCGGGTTCGAGGACGTGTTTCGGGCCGTGGAGCATCTGCGCGACATACTGGACGGAAATGAGTACGAACAGTTCGAGACGCGAAGTGGCGGGGTGACGTGAATCGGGGCACCGAGTGACTTCAGTTCGGTCTCACGTCGCCGGCAGTAGACCGCCGAAGTCGGCGTCGCCACCGGTAGCCGTACACCCCGTAGAGGACCAACACGACCGCCGGAACGACCACGGCATTGGACAGAAACGCCGAACGACCGTAGGTACCCCAGACCACGAGGGGCATTCCAACGACGACAATCGGCGTGGCGACGATTCGAGCGTAAATCGGGCTGGGAACCGTCACATCACGAACGGCGACATCGACACCCATCTGTTCGAGCGCCGATTCGAACGCAGGCACCTCAGCAGTGGAGACAGACGTTGACAGCGGCTTGGCGACTGCCCATCTGGTGTAGTGAAATCTCACGAGAGCGACGTCGGTGAACCGAAGTATCGTGACGTGGTCGAAGTCGTCCGCGTCGATGGGTGAATACGCTTCGTCCGTGTACGGTTTCGTCTTCGTTAGCGTACGGTTCTCGTAGTCGACGGTCACGCGCGGAGCGACGAACTCGTGGCTCATCCACAGAAGCAAGAGCGCGATGCCGAACGGCATCGCCGCGGCGAACGGGACGAACACGTCGTGAACCTGCGCCGCGAGGAGGGCGGCGAGTGGAAGACCGACCACGAACCACGCCCATCCCCTGGTACTCCCGACCAGCGCGGCGAACGCGAATCGAACAGGGACGTCACGCGTCCGGTCGAGTCGGACACCGAAGACAGCGGTGTCGGTGCCTGTTTCACTCACTGCTCTCGCTGTCCGCAGGCGTTCGTACGTACATTGTGACGAGTCATCGGAGACAGCTGATTAATGTTCCCCAGGTGTCGATAGAATTCGTGAAAGACGGGGAACTGCTCTACCAGTCGATGACCCGCTTGTCGCGCCAGAACTTCCCGGACGGACTACCCGGTTCGAACTGGGCCACCCACGTCGGCGTCTCGGCACCTTTCTCGACGGGACGAGACGCGTTCTCGCCACCCATGTCGGTGCGGACCCATCCGGGACAGACCGAGTTGGCGATGAGTCCGTCGTCTCCGTACTGGCCGTCGAGGTAGACAGTCAGACCGTTGATGCCGGTCTTCGAGATTCGATACGACGGCGACCCGCCGGACTGTCCTTCTTCGAGTGCACCCATGCCAGACGAGACGTTGACGACGCGACCACCGTCGTTCTGGAGGAGGAGTGGGACAGCGTGTTTACACAGTAGCATCGGCCCGCGCAGGTTGACGGCGAGCGTCTGGTCGATGGTGTCTGTCGGTTCTGCGACGATATCGTCACCGAACTCCCCGATTCCAGCGTTGTTGACGAGGATATCGAGACGGCCTTCGCTGGCGAAGATGCCGTCGACGGCCTCTTCGATGTCACCTTCTTGCGTCACGTCGAGGAGGACGCGTTCCGTTCCCTCGGGCGTCTCGTTCGTGACGCTTCGCGACCCGGCGTAGACCGTCGCTCCGAGGTCACGGAGGTTCTCGGCGATTTGGTGGCCGATGCCTCGATTCGCGCCGGTAACGAGGGCAACTTGCCCGTCGAGGTCGTCGTACACGTCGGGTTCCATACGGGGGTCTGAGCACTCGGACCGGTTATTCTCACC is drawn from Haloferax litoreum and contains these coding sequences:
- the kynU gene encoding kynureninase, whose translation is MNDEGDTPTLDRAREMDAADPLSDLRDRFHVPEGELYMDGNSLGPLSVDAEAALDHVVDEWRELGIHGWTDADPDWFTYGERLGDRLAPLVGARPEEVVVANSTTVNIHTLVGTFYDPERGEKIVVDDLDFPTDHYAIRAQLRQRGVDPDDALRVVESRDGRTIETEDVLAAIDDDVGMVFLPSVLYRSGQLFDIEAITEAAHDAGALAGFDLAHSVGVVPHELSAIGVDFAVWCHYKYLNAGPGAIAGLYVNERHFGVSPSLAGWWGNDKETQFDMALTYDPAHSAGAFQIGTVPILAAAPLDGTLDIVEDAGGVAALREKSLALTDYLVDLVDERLPECEVGTPRDPATRGGHVAVEHPEAYRISLALKERGVVVDFRMPNVVRVAPAPAYIGFEDVFRAVEHLRDILDGNEYEQFETRSGGVT
- a CDS encoding alpha/beta hydrolase codes for the protein MVLFGDDSSPTDGGTVTATDTLDPQAQAVVDDVERLGIPEWSALGVESARRVEDEVFAATDAPDVARSTNFAIPGPAGEIPIRVYHPAPGETRPVLVFFHGGLWAMGTLDSIDGVCRRLATRSRRVVVSVDYRLAPEHPFPAGLEDCVRATEWVAENAGSIGGDADRLAVGGTSAGGNLAAATCLHVREFGGPTIESQHLLYPMTDLSSDHQSLSENADGPLLTRRDVLWAHDTYLRSPVDRYNPFAAPLRADSYADLPPGYVVTAGFDPLRDEGAAYATALESAGVGVVHDHEPAMPHGFLSLTADVDVADAALDRVAHALKDGI
- a CDS encoding SDR family NAD(P)-dependent oxidoreductase; the encoded protein is MEPDVYDDLDGQVALVTGANRGIGHQIAENLRDLGATVYAGSRSVTNETPEGTERVLLDVTQEGDIEEAVDGIFASEGRLDILVNNAGIGEFGDDIVAEPTDTIDQTLAVNLRGPMLLCKHAVPLLLQNDGGRVVNVSSGMGALEEGQSGGSPSYRISKTGINGLTVYLDGQYGDDGLIANSVCPGWVRTDMGGENASRPVEKGAETPTWVAQFEPGSPSGKFWRDKRVIDW